From one Caldithrix abyssi DSM 13497 genomic stretch:
- a CDS encoding DUF5686 family protein has protein sequence MFRSIKFILAFMLGLSFTLPLWAQKTKNYEKIFSMPEIERRASEKYIRQTELPTRRYQDDLIIQARDTVNYNILLNKGDLLIQGVVNGDVVVLFGDIRIESFAVVNGNVTAINGKIRQEAQSTVTGNQIETNLKNLFPAREFGKDYDEDILEKYLSRYTRPYGSSYSSLTVRSQKESDLLFRYNRVQGVFLGVSIPKMLPRKQRYLSVHGFLGYGFSDQKTRYELAVDHWFFSPDTFRFELGAALYDKIESKDTWLISSLENTLAAFFLNDDYLDYYQRKGYELHASQNLTAHFKGLVAYRNDRYYSVVKTTDWALFKDDDRFPDNPQIDAGRMRSWYGELSWDTRSNPQLARNGSLVKLSVESSTKKMKSDFSFNQYIFEFRKYQRLGPWERLDVRLKAATSEGVVPLQKRFHLGGISTLRAFNYRSLNAGGFGGDRLLLLNLEYFINPRLFHFPVVFGDDFHYVVFFDMGHVWNRADVAQKDGWSEGFEHLQLKDFKSDLGIALTNASGRFRLNIAKRLDTSHKAWKVSFRINKPF, from the coding sequence ATGTTTCGTTCCATTAAATTCATACTGGCGTTTATGCTTGGCCTGTCATTTACTCTGCCGCTTTGGGCGCAAAAAACAAAAAACTACGAAAAAATATTTTCCATGCCCGAAATCGAGCGCAGAGCCAGCGAAAAATACATCCGACAAACGGAGCTTCCCACACGCCGTTATCAGGATGATTTAATTATTCAGGCCCGGGACACCGTGAATTACAACATTTTGCTCAACAAGGGCGATTTGCTGATACAGGGCGTTGTAAACGGCGATGTGGTGGTTTTGTTTGGCGACATCCGAATCGAATCGTTTGCCGTGGTTAACGGCAATGTAACGGCCATCAACGGTAAAATCCGCCAGGAAGCGCAAAGCACGGTTACCGGCAACCAGATTGAGACCAATTTGAAAAACCTTTTTCCCGCGCGGGAATTTGGCAAAGACTACGACGAAGACATCCTGGAAAAATATCTAAGCCGCTACACCAGGCCGTATGGTAGCAGCTACAGCAGCCTGACCGTTCGCAGCCAGAAGGAATCCGATTTGCTCTTTCGTTACAACCGCGTGCAGGGCGTTTTTCTGGGCGTTTCCATTCCCAAAATGCTGCCTCGTAAACAGCGTTACCTGTCTGTTCATGGATTTTTGGGCTACGGCTTTTCCGATCAAAAGACGCGTTATGAGCTGGCCGTGGACCACTGGTTTTTTAGCCCGGATACATTTCGCTTTGAACTGGGCGCCGCGCTTTACGACAAAATCGAAAGCAAGGACACCTGGCTGATCTCTTCGCTGGAAAACACGTTAGCCGCTTTCTTTTTAAATGACGACTATCTGGATTATTACCAGCGCAAGGGCTATGAACTTCATGCCAGTCAGAATCTAACTGCCCATTTTAAGGGCCTTGTGGCCTACCGTAACGACCGGTACTACAGCGTGGTTAAGACGACCGACTGGGCGTTATTTAAAGACGACGACCGTTTTCCGGACAATCCGCAAATAGACGCCGGACGGATGCGCAGCTGGTACGGCGAATTATCCTGGGATACGCGCAGCAATCCTCAACTTGCACGTAACGGTTCTTTGGTAAAGCTGAGCGTGGAAAGCTCCACCAAAAAGATGAAAAGCGATTTTTCTTTTAACCAATATATTTTCGAATTTCGTAAATATCAAAGGCTGGGGCCCTGGGAGCGGCTGGATGTTCGCCTTAAAGCAGCCACTTCGGAGGGCGTTGTTCCTCTGCAAAAACGATTTCATCTCGGCGGCATAAGCACCTTACGCGCCTTCAATTACCGTTCGCTTAATGCCGGCGGTTTCGGCGGCGATCGCCTTTTGCTGCTCAATCTGGAATACTTCATCAATCCGCGCCTATTTCACTTTCCGGTGGTATTTGGAGACGACTTCCATTACGTGGTATTTTTCGATATGGGCCATGTCTGGAATCGGGCAGACGTAGCGCAAAAGGACGGCTGGAGCGAAGGATTTGAACACCTGCAGTTAAAAGATTTCAAAAGCGATTTGGGAATCGCTTTAACCAATGCTTCCGGGAGATTCAGATTAAACATCGCCAAACGACTGGATACCTCGCACAAAGCCTGGAAAGTGTCGTTTAGAATCAATAAACCTTTTTAG
- a CDS encoding MFS transporter yields the protein MSLKEQIKKNPMFRYLMVLTIASTAGLQIWRTLFNNFAVEVAHLGGNHVGIIQGVREVPGFLALLAIFLLKLIAEHKLSALSILILGLGVGLTGFFPSFTGLIVTTLIMSFGFHYYETTNQSLTLQYFDRQTSPWVFGKIRSISAASNIVAGLFIYLLTYLLSYRNLYLTGGLFIVFIALWALLQDPVDKNLPVQHKKMIVKKKYWLYYALTFLAGARRQIFVAFAVFLLVKKFQFSIREVTVLFIVNNTINYFLSPLIGKAIIRFGERKVLSVEYFSLIFIFLAYAFVQNRWVIALLYILDHIFFNFAIAIRTYFQKIGDPKDIAPTMAFGFTVNHIAAVFIPVLGGLLWMLDYKIPFLFGAVLSVLSLSLIQLIRTSKKPEQARS from the coding sequence ATGTCTTTGAAGGAACAAATTAAAAAAAATCCGATGTTTCGCTATCTGATGGTGCTGACCATTGCTTCCACGGCCGGTTTGCAAATCTGGCGGACTTTGTTTAATAATTTTGCCGTGGAGGTTGCACACCTGGGCGGCAACCATGTTGGCATTATTCAGGGCGTCCGCGAGGTGCCGGGCTTTTTAGCCCTGCTGGCCATCTTTTTACTTAAGTTGATTGCCGAGCACAAACTTTCGGCCCTTTCCATTTTGATTCTGGGACTGGGCGTGGGGCTCACCGGCTTTTTCCCTTCATTTACTGGACTGATCGTTACCACCCTGATCATGAGCTTTGGCTTTCATTATTACGAGACGACCAACCAGTCCCTTACGTTGCAATATTTCGACCGGCAGACCTCGCCGTGGGTGTTTGGCAAAATTCGCAGCATCAGCGCGGCTTCCAATATTGTGGCAGGGCTGTTCATTTACCTGTTAACCTATTTGCTCAGCTACCGCAATCTCTATTTAACTGGCGGCCTGTTTATTGTGTTCATTGCCCTGTGGGCCTTGCTGCAGGATCCGGTAGATAAAAACTTACCGGTTCAACATAAAAAGATGATCGTAAAAAAGAAGTACTGGTTGTACTACGCATTAACCTTTTTAGCCGGAGCAAGGCGCCAGATTTTTGTGGCCTTTGCCGTGTTTTTGCTGGTTAAAAAATTCCAGTTTTCCATTCGCGAAGTAACCGTTCTGTTTATCGTTAATAATACGATCAACTATTTTTTAAGTCCTTTAATCGGCAAAGCCATCATTCGTTTTGGCGAGCGCAAAGTGCTCTCTGTGGAATATTTCAGTTTGATCTTCATCTTTCTGGCCTATGCCTTTGTCCAAAATCGCTGGGTCATCGCCTTGCTGTACATTCTGGATCACATCTTTTTTAACTTTGCCATCGCCATCCGTACCTATTTTCAAAAAATAGGCGATCCTAAAGACATTGCGCCTACCATGGCCTTCGGTTTTACGGTCAACCACATTGCCGCCGTTTTTATCCCGGTGCTTGGCGGCCTGCTGTGGATGCTGGATTACAAAATCCCCTTTCTGTTCGGCGCGGTCTTAAGCGTCTTATCGTTAAGTTTGATCCAATTAATCCGAACATCAAAAAAGCCCGAACAGGCGCGGTCATGA
- a CDS encoding DUF4097 family beta strand repeat-containing protein — protein MLRTLLSILLLVSCSLADNFTETVEKPFDASNLTKIIISTTNGDISIKPGDSNLIQLKAVKRIKGSKNEKDRLLNSIQIEAIQENGVLKIKVKRKKTRGFFLSRFLDFGSGDYSVNIHLKIPAHLQVKAHSTNGEIEVFNINGALELATTNGDIKALDVQHIREIHSTNGRVKVEFAKLPDTDEIEISTTNGEIDVLVPEHDTCNIKAFTNNGEIDCRLSTANAVSRTDTHLKIENGAHLPTLFLKTTNGNINIYSR, from the coding sequence ATGTTGCGTACACTATTAAGTATTTTGCTGCTGGTAAGTTGTTCACTGGCAGACAATTTTACCGAAACCGTGGAAAAACCTTTTGATGCGTCCAATCTGACCAAAATCATCATTTCTACCACCAACGGAGATATCTCCATAAAGCCAGGCGATTCTAATCTGATCCAGTTAAAAGCCGTCAAAAGAATTAAAGGCTCTAAAAACGAAAAAGACCGTCTGTTGAATTCGATTCAAATTGAGGCCATCCAGGAAAACGGTGTTCTAAAGATCAAAGTTAAACGTAAAAAAACAAGAGGCTTTTTCCTCAGCCGCTTTCTGGATTTTGGAAGCGGCGATTATTCCGTAAATATTCATCTAAAAATTCCGGCACACCTGCAGGTTAAGGCCCACTCGACCAATGGCGAAATTGAAGTGTTCAATATCAATGGCGCGCTGGAGCTGGCCACCACCAACGGAGATATCAAGGCGCTCGACGTCCAGCATATCCGGGAAATCCATTCGACCAACGGCAGGGTTAAAGTTGAGTTTGCCAAATTACCGGATACAGACGAAATTGAAATTAGCACCACCAACGGTGAGATAGATGTTCTTGTACCTGAACACGACACGTGCAATATTAAAGCCTTTACCAATAATGGCGAGATCGACTGCCGCCTTTCTACCGCCAACGCCGTTTCCAGAACCGACACGCACCTAAAAATCGAAAACGGCGCTCATTTGCCCACTCTTTTCCTGAAAACCACGAACGGCAATATTAACATTTACAGCAGATAG